In Cellvibrio polysaccharolyticus, a genomic segment contains:
- a CDS encoding YeaC family protein, protein MNFQDMLNGLTPDIYQRLKLAVELGKWPDGKRLTAEQRELCMQAMIAWEHKNLPPEQHTGYIEPEPHTHCGTDDHDDHHEPKPLKWL, encoded by the coding sequence ATGAATTTTCAGGATATGCTGAACGGCCTGACGCCGGATATTTACCAGCGTTTGAAGCTGGCCGTGGAGTTGGGAAAATGGCCGGATGGCAAGCGTTTGACCGCTGAACAGCGCGAGTTGTGTATGCAGGCGATGATTGCCTGGGAGCATAAAAATTTGCCACCCGAGCAGCACACCGGCTATATAGAACCGGAGCCGCACACCCATTGCGGCACTGATGATCACGACGATCATCACGAACCCAAACCGCTGAAGTGGTTGTAA